In Mycobacteriales bacterium, the genomic window CTCCAGAAACCCAGCGACGACACGGGTGCTCCCTCCGGACCGGCGGACGAGCCGCAGACTAGAACGTGTTCTCGTTCCGGGCAAGGCTAGGCGTATCGGACCGGCAGCCGTTTGATGCCGTGGATGAACGACGAGCGCAGCCGGTCCGGCGGTCCCAGCGGCGCGATGTCGGGCATCCGGTCGGCGATCGCCTCGAACAGGATCCCGATCTCCGCCCGGGCGAGGTTGGCCCCCAGGCAGAAGTGCGGGCCACCGCCGCCGAACGCGACGTGCTCGTTGCTCTCGCGGGTGACGTCGAAGACGTCCGGGTCGGCGATCGCGGCCGTGTCGCGGTTGCCCGAGGGGTAGAAGATCGCGACCCGGTCCCCCGCGCGGATCTGCTGGCCGCCGAGCACGGTGTCGGACATCGCGGTGCGCTGGAACACGACGACCGGCGTCGCCCACCGGATGATCTCCTCGACCGCGGTCTCCAGCGGCCGGTCCGTCTTGAACTTCTCCCACTGGTCCGGGTGGTCGAAGAACGCCTGCATGCCGTGGGTGATGGCGTTGCGGGTGGTCTCGTTGCCGGCGACCGCGAGCAGCAGGAAGAACTGGTCGAACTGGTCGACGGTCAGGTTGTCGCCGTCGACGTCGGCCTGCAGCAGCTTGGTGATGATGTCGTCCTTGGGCTCGCGCTGGCGCAGCTCGGCGAGCTCGTTGGCGTACATGTAGGTCTCGGTGGCGGCGATCATGCCGTCTTCCGGCGTGTTCGTGAACTCCGGGTCGTCGAACCCGATCAGCCGGTTGGACAGGTCGAAGATCTTGCCGCGGTCCTCGGCGGGGATGCCGATCAGCTCGCAGATCGCCAGCAGCGGGAGCTCGGACGCGACGTCCTGGACGAAGTCGCCCTCGCCCTTGGCCAGCGCCCGGTCGACGATCTGGTCGGCGAACTCACGCAGCCGCGGCTCCATGGCCCGGATCTGCCGGGGGGTGAAGACGCGCTGGACGATGTTGCGCAGCGCCGTGTGCTCCGGCGGATCCATGTTGATCATCAGCAGGCGCATCCCGGCGAGCGACTCCTCGTCGTCGCGCCCGTTGCCGGTGTGCACGAACGACCCGCGCTCGTACGACGAGAAGATCTTGGGCTGCCTGGACACCTCGACGATGTCCTCGTGCCGGGTCACCGCCCAGAAGCCCTCACCCCACGCGCCCGGCTGGTCGTGCCAGAAGATCGGCTGCTCCTCACGCATCCGCGCGAACTCCGCCAGCGGTACGCCGGACAGGAAGCGGTCCGGGTCGTTGAGGTCGATGTCGACCGGGCAGCGCGGCCGCGACTGCTCGACGGGTGCGCTCATGAGGTCTCCTCCAGGACGGGCAGGGCCGCGACGGCGCGTGCGTAGTCCGCGCGCAGGGCGTCGACGACCTCGCGGACGCTGCGGGTGCGGGTCATCGACCCGACCAGCTGACCGATCGGCGTGCCGAGCAGCTCTTCCTTGCCGGCCGCCCGGATTCGCGCCTGGGCATCGGCGTTGAGCATGTACTGCAGCGGCATGCCGAGTGGAGCGGGAGTCTCCGGGTCGTCCCAGGCCTCGGTCCACTCGGTGCGCAGCAGCCGGGCGGGCTTGCCGGTGTAGGAACGCGAGCGGACCGCGTCGTTGGACGCGGCGGCGTGGAACTTGCGGTACATGGCCTCCGGCTGGCCGCACTCGAAGGTGTCGAGCCAGATCGAGCCGGTCCACACACCCTGCGCGCCCAAGGCCAGGGCCGCGGCGATCTGCCGGCCACTGCCGATGCCGCCCGCGGCCAGCACCGGCGCCGGCGCGACCGCGTCGACCACCTCCGGGGTGAGGACCATCGTCGCGACCTCGCCGGTGTGACCGCCGGCTTCGGTGCCCTGCGCGACGATGATGTCCACCCCGCGGGCGCGCTGCTTGAGCGCCTGGTCCTTGCGGCCCACCAGCGCGGCGACCTTCACTCCGTGGCGGTGCGCCTCGTCGACGATGTCCTGCGGCGGCGGGCCCAGGGCGTTGACGAGGATCTTGATGTCGCGCTCGAGCGCCAGCTCGACCTGGGGGCGCGCGGTGGTGTCGGTCCAGCCGAGCAGGTCGAGCGGCTTCTCGACGTCGTCGGGCAACGGCGGCACGCCGTGCTCCTGCAGCAGGCGCTCGACGAAGTCGCGGTGCTCCTGCGGGATCATCTTCTCGAGCATCCCGTGCAGCTCGGTGAGCTCCATGCCCGCGATCGCCTCGGTCTTTGCGGGCATGACGATGTCGACGCCGTAGGGCTTGCCGCCGACCTCCTTGTCGAGGTAGTCGAGCGCATCGCGCAGCTCGTCGGGTGTGAAGCGCACGGCGCCGAGCACGCCCATGCCGCCCGCGTTGGTGACGGCGGCCACCACCTCCGGCATGTAGCTGAAGGCGAACAGCGCGATGTCCATGCCGAACTCGTCGGACAGCGGTGTGCGCATGTTGCTTCCTATCGGTCGGTGCTGACGATGAGCCCGCTGGTCGGCACCCCGGTGCCGGCCGTGACGACGACGTTGTCGACGTCCGGGACCTGGTTGACGGACGTGCCACGGACCTGCCGGACCGCCTCGGCAATGCCGTTCATGCCGTGCAGGTAGGCCTCGCCGAGCTGGCCCCCGTGGGTGTTGACCGGCAGCCGGCCGCCGAGCTCGATGGCACCGTCGGCGATGAAGTCCTTGGCCTCCCCGCGCTTGCAGAAGCCGAACTCCTCCAGCTGCTGCAGCACGAACGGCGTGAAGTGGTCGTAGATGACGGCGGTCTGCACGTCGTCGGGCCCGATGCCGGACTGGGCCCACAGCTGCTCGGCGACCAGACCCATCTCCGGCAGGCCGCCGATGTCGTCGCGGTAGTAGCTGATCATCGACTCCTGGCCCTGGGCCGACCCCTGCGCGGCCCCGGCGATGACCGCCGGCGGGTGCGGCAGGTCACGCGCCCGCTCGACCGTGGTGACGACCAGCGCCTGCCCGCCGTCGGTCTCCTGGCAGCAGTCGAGCAGCCGCAGCGGGTCGACGATCAGCCGGGAGGCCTGGTGGTCCTCGAGCGTGATCGGCTTGCCGTAGAACCACGCGGCCGGGTTGGTCGCGGCGTGCTTGCGGTCGGCCACGCTGACCCGGCCGAAGTCCTCGCTGGTCGCGCCGTACTCGTGCATGTAGCGGCGGGCGAACATCGCGACCCAGGCCGCCGGGGTCATCAGACCGAACGTGCTGACCCAGCTCATCGCGACGCCCTCGGCGGTGGGCTCGCTGCGGGAGATACCGGAGCCGAAGCGGTGGCCGGACCGCTCGTTGAACGCGCGGTAGCAGACGACGGTGTCGGCGACGCCGGTCGCGACGGCGAGGGCGGCCTGCTGCACGGTCGCGCAGGCCGCGCCCCCGCCGTAGGCGATGCGCGAGAAGAACGTCAGGTCGCCGAGCCCGGCGGCCCGGGCCACCTGGATCTCTGGGTTGGTCTCCATCGTGAACGTCGTCAGACCGTCGACCTCCGACGGCTCCAGACCGGCGTCGGCGACGGCGGCGCGCACCGCCTCGGCGGCGAGCTGCAGCTCGGACCGGCCCGAGTCCTTCGAGAACTCCGTGGCGCCGATCCCGACGATCGCCGCCTGCCGGGCGAAGGAGCGTGTCATGCCGGGATCAGCACGGTGACCGTGCCCGTCACGTGGTCGCCGAGGGAGTTGCGGCCACGCACGGCGACGGTGACGAGCGGCCCCTCCGCGGTGTCCTCGACGGTGCTGACCGTGCCGGACAGCGTGAGCGCATCGCCGGCGTAGTTGGGCACCCCGAGCCGGATCGACGCGTGCTTGACGATCGCGTCGGGCCCGGTCCAGTCGGTGACGAGGCGGATGCAGTAGCCGTTGCTCGTCAGGATGTTCGTGAAGATCGTCTTGGACCCGCGCTCCTGGGCGGCGGCGATGTCGTGGTGCACGTCCTGGTAGTCGCGCGTGGCGATCGCGGTGGCGACGATGTTGCGGACGCTCGCGTCGATGGTCAGCTCCGGCAGCACGTCACCGACGGCCGGCTTCGTCGCGAGCGTCATGCCGCGGCCTCGGCCGGCTCGGCGGGGCGGAAGACCGGCAGCACCTGGCCGCCCGGCACCTCCTGGAAGTCGAGCCGCACCGGCAGCCCGACGTGCACCCGGTCGTGGTCGACACCGGCCGCCAGCTCGCTGACGATGCGCACGCCTTCGTCGAGCTCGACGAGCAGCACCGTGTGCGGCAGCACGACGCCGGGCAGCGGCGGGTAGTGATGCGTCACGTGGCTGTAGACGCGACCGCGACCGCTCGCCACGACGTAGCCCTGCTCGGTGCTGCCGCAGCGTGCGCACATCGGCGCCGGCGGGTGCCGAAGCATGCCGCAGCCGTTGCACTGCTGGATCCGCAGCTCGCGCCCCGCGACCCCCTCCCAGAAGAACGCGTTGTCGCGCCCGATCGCCGGGGCCACCCGGCTGCCGACGTCAGCCCCGCCGGCCGCGGTCGACTCTGCGGCCGGCGGCTTGAACTTCAACAGCCGCATCCGGCCGATGCCGACGACCTCGCCGTCGCCGGTCATGTAGTCGTGCCGCACGGTCGTGAAGTAGCCCATGCCGAGTGCTGTCTTCTTCTCCTCCGACAGGTCTTCGGCGTAGGACCGCACGCTGATGCGCTCGCCGTGGCGCAGCTCCCGGAGGTAGTCGTGCTCGTAGTTGACCGCGACCACCGACGTGTAGCCGGCCTCGTCGAGCCGCTTGATGACCTCGTCGTTGGGGCCGGGCCGGCTCGGGTCGCGCGGCGCATCCATGGTCCAGGTCTGCAGCATCCCCGGTGGCGCGATGAGGTGGCCCCGGCGCGACGCGCGCGCGTAGTCCTCGTCCAGGTAGGCCGGATTGGTGTCGCCCAACGCCTGGCACCAGTGGTGGACCATCGGCAGGTTGACCGGGTCCCGCCCGACGCGCACCGGCCCGGGAGTGCCGTCCAGGAACGCCCGCGCCTCATCGATCGCGGTCATCCGAGCAGGCCTCCCACGAGGGATCACGACGATGTCGTCCGGTGCCGGAAAACGTAGGCGAGCACGCTCGCCCGGGTCAAGAACGTGTTCTAGTTTTGCAGGGTACGCCGTTCTTGCCGGTGCGCTAGAACAGGTACTACTTTTGCGACATGCCTGAACCCGTGATCGTCACCGCTGCCCGCACCCCGATCGGCAAGCGCAACGGCCATCTGTCCTCCTTGCACGCCACCAAGATCCTCGGTGCCGCGCAGCAGGAAGTCGTGAAGCGCGCGGGCATCTCGCCGGAGGCCGTCGAGCAGGTCGTCGGTGGCTGTGTCACCCAGGCCGGTGAGCAGGGGTTCAACATCACCCGCGGCTCCTGGCTGGCAGCCGGCCTCCCCTACACGACCGGCGCGACGACGATCGACTGCCAGTGCGGCTCGGCGCAACAGGCCAACCAC contains:
- a CDS encoding MaoC family dehydratase N-terminal domain-containing protein; its protein translation is MTAIDEARAFLDGTPGPVRVGRDPVNLPMVHHWCQALGDTNPAYLDEDYARASRRGHLIAPPGMLQTWTMDAPRDPSRPGPNDEVIKRLDEAGYTSVVAVNYEHDYLRELRHGERISVRSYAEDLSEEKKTALGMGYFTTVRHDYMTGDGEVVGIGRMRLLKFKPPAAESTAAGGADVGSRVAPAIGRDNAFFWEGVAGRELRIQQCNGCGMLRHPPAPMCARCGSTEQGYVVASGRGRVYSHVTHHYPPLPGVVLPHTVLLVELDEGVRIVSELAAGVDHDRVHVGLPVRLDFQEVPGGQVLPVFRPAEPAEAAA
- a CDS encoding nitronate monooxygenase, which codes for MRTPLSDEFGMDIALFAFSYMPEVVAAVTNAGGMGVLGAVRFTPDELRDALDYLDKEVGGKPYGVDIVMPAKTEAIAGMELTELHGMLEKMIPQEHRDFVERLLQEHGVPPLPDDVEKPLDLLGWTDTTARPQVELALERDIKILVNALGPPPQDIVDEAHRHGVKVAALVGRKDQALKQRARGVDIIVAQGTEAGGHTGEVATMVLTPEVVDAVAPAPVLAAGGIGSGRQIAAALALGAQGVWTGSIWLDTFECGQPEAMYRKFHAAASNDAVRSRSYTGKPARLLRTEWTEAWDDPETPAPLGMPLQYMLNADAQARIRAAGKEELLGTPIGQLVGSMTRTRSVREVVDALRADYARAVAALPVLEETS
- a CDS encoding lipid-transfer protein; its protein translation is MTRSFARQAAIVGIGATEFSKDSGRSELQLAAEAVRAAVADAGLEPSEVDGLTTFTMETNPEIQVARAAGLGDLTFFSRIAYGGGAACATVQQAALAVATGVADTVVCYRAFNERSGHRFGSGISRSEPTAEGVAMSWVSTFGLMTPAAWVAMFARRYMHEYGATSEDFGRVSVADRKHAATNPAAWFYGKPITLEDHQASRLIVDPLRLLDCCQETDGGQALVVTTVERARDLPHPPAVIAGAAQGSAQGQESMISYYRDDIGGLPEMGLVAEQLWAQSGIGPDDVQTAVIYDHFTPFVLQQLEEFGFCKRGEAKDFIADGAIELGGRLPVNTHGGQLGEAYLHGMNGIAEAVRQVRGTSVNQVPDVDNVVVTAGTGVPTSGLIVSTDR
- a CDS encoding cytochrome P450 codes for the protein MSAPVEQSRPRCPVDIDLNDPDRFLSGVPLAEFARMREEQPIFWHDQPGAWGEGFWAVTRHEDIVEVSRQPKIFSSYERGSFVHTGNGRDDEESLAGMRLLMINMDPPEHTALRNIVQRVFTPRQIRAMEPRLREFADQIVDRALAKGEGDFVQDVASELPLLAICELIGIPAEDRGKIFDLSNRLIGFDDPEFTNTPEDGMIAATETYMYANELAELRQREPKDDIITKLLQADVDGDNLTVDQFDQFFLLLAVAGNETTRNAITHGMQAFFDHPDQWEKFKTDRPLETAVEEIIRWATPVVVFQRTAMSDTVLGGQQIRAGDRVAIFYPSGNRDTAAIADPDVFDVTRESNEHVAFGGGGPHFCLGANLARAEIGILFEAIADRMPDIAPLGPPDRLRSSFIHGIKRLPVRYA